The following coding sequences are from one Granulicella sp. L56 window:
- a CDS encoding TIGR03435 family protein — MKTTQTNLSESEYQTMLRQIILVALIVSTSGILAQSPAQSPAPRPKFDAFEVATIKPVEPADKTPRYIKMEGSNRFVEKYYTLKLMIAAAYDLNPKTISGGPSWVDSDHYDILALTPGEVRPSHDEQMSMLRNLLTDRFKLTFHREQKEFSIFELEVAKSGPRLKKSTASPDDPAALISTVYPQRILLPARNATMGDFTSLLQRALLDRPVVDKTGLTGKYDFDLEWAPDNSQFGGDIAAASPDAPSPPFFTAVQQQLGLRLVATKGPVDALVVDKAERPTDN; from the coding sequence ATGAAAACCACTCAAACGAATCTCTCCGAGAGTGAGTATCAGACCATGCTTCGACAGATCATCCTTGTGGCTCTCATTGTTTCGACATCCGGAATACTCGCACAGTCACCCGCACAGTCACCCGCTCCGCGCCCTAAATTCGACGCCTTTGAAGTAGCAACCATCAAACCGGTGGAACCCGCCGACAAGACCCCGCGCTACATCAAGATGGAGGGATCAAATCGCTTTGTCGAGAAGTACTACACCCTCAAGCTGATGATCGCAGCCGCCTATGACCTCAATCCCAAGACCATCTCCGGCGGCCCATCCTGGGTCGACTCCGATCACTACGACATCCTCGCCCTCACTCCCGGCGAAGTCCGGCCCTCTCATGACGAGCAGATGTCGATGCTCAGAAATCTACTGACCGACCGGTTCAAGCTCACATTTCACCGCGAACAAAAAGAGTTCTCGATCTTCGAATTGGAAGTCGCCAAGAGCGGCCCCAGGCTCAAGAAAAGCACAGCATCTCCAGACGATCCCGCCGCACTCATCAGCACCGTCTATCCGCAGCGTATCCTGCTGCCCGCGCGCAACGCGACCATGGGCGACTTCACCTCTCTGCTGCAACGCGCCCTGCTCGACCGCCCGGTCGTGGACAAGACCGGCCTCACCGGCAAGTATGACTTCGATCTGGAGTGGGCTCCTGACAACTCTCAGTTCGGCGGAGACATAGCGGCAGCCTCACCAGATGCCCCAAGCCCGCCCTTCTTCACTGCCGTCCAGCAGCAACTCGGCTTGAGATTGGTAGCAACCAAAGGCCCGGTTGATGCCCTCGTTGTCGATAAAGCGGAACGCCCCACCGATAACTGA
- a CDS encoding exo-alpha-sialidase, with translation MACSQKLHLLCVAILIALSPLAHAKPATISKEFIYTSAPFPSAHASTLVQLRNGDLLAAWFGGSHENAPDVAIWGSRRAAGHWSAPFLLIREPNIACWNPVLFHTTDGKLWLYYKFGPSARTWTGARLVSNDDGKTWSQSEHLPAGLLGPIKDKPLVLADGTIVSGTSVESYSSWAAWIDRSTDNGKTWQKIGPITVPSQSAPPPQPPIDAKENVHGIIQPAIVSLGKKHLRLYARSTSDIARICVADSFDNGFTWTEAHPTDLPNPNSGIDAVGLRDGRIVLIFNNSTKDRSPLNVAISSDGEHFKIFATLEDEPGEYSYPAIIQDKDGELDMTYTWNRKRISFASMPLPPLPSTHRDAP, from the coding sequence ATGGCCTGCTCACAAAAGCTGCATCTCCTCTGCGTGGCTATCCTCATCGCTCTTTCCCCGCTCGCCCACGCAAAGCCTGCCACAATATCGAAAGAGTTCATCTACACCTCAGCACCCTTCCCCTCTGCTCACGCCTCCACCCTCGTCCAATTGCGCAACGGCGATCTGCTCGCCGCATGGTTTGGCGGATCCCACGAAAACGCGCCCGACGTCGCCATCTGGGGCTCTCGCCGCGCAGCAGGCCACTGGTCGGCGCCCTTCCTGCTCATTCGCGAGCCCAACATCGCCTGCTGGAACCCCGTCCTCTTCCACACCACCGACGGCAAGCTCTGGCTCTACTACAAGTTCGGCCCCAGCGCCCGCACCTGGACCGGCGCCCGCCTCGTAAGCAACGACGACGGCAAGACCTGGTCGCAATCGGAACATCTTCCCGCCGGTCTCCTCGGCCCCATCAAAGACAAGCCGCTCGTCCTCGCCGACGGCACCATCGTCAGCGGCACGTCCGTCGAAAGCTACTCCTCCTGGGCCGCATGGATCGACCGCAGCACCGACAACGGCAAAACCTGGCAGAAGATCGGCCCCATCACCGTGCCATCACAGAGCGCGCCTCCGCCGCAGCCTCCAATCGACGCAAAGGAAAACGTCCACGGAATCATTCAACCCGCCATCGTATCGCTCGGCAAAAAGCATCTCCGCCTCTACGCCCGCTCCACCTCCGACATCGCGCGCATCTGCGTCGCCGACTCCTTCGACAATGGTTTCACCTGGACCGAGGCCCACCCAACCGACCTTCCCAACCCGAACTCCGGCATCGACGCCGTCGGCCTTCGCGACGGACGCATCGTCCTCATCTTCAACAACAGCACCAAGGACCGCAGTCCACTCAACGTAGCTATCAGCTCCGACGGAGAGCACTTCAAAATCTTCGCCACCCTCGAAGACGAGCCAGGCGAATACTCCTATCCCGCCATCATCCAGGACAAAGACGGCGAACTCGACATGACCTACACCTGGAATCGAAAGCGCATCAGCTTCGCTTCGATGCCCTTACCTCCCCTGCCGTCCACGCATCGAGACGCGCCATGA
- a CDS encoding rhodanese-like domain-containing protein, with protein sequence MALIAICVAALCLALFVGGRIKRGRERRELEQHTIEPEALHDLLATNKKVRIFDVRQPLDLLAYSELIPGATRVPPKEVMANPLLIPKEEDAVVYCTCPDDKTSKEILQRALGLNFSRLKILRGGFGAWKAKGYPVEPYRDAFRLDTEV encoded by the coding sequence ATGGCGCTCATTGCTATCTGCGTTGCGGCGTTGTGTCTTGCCCTTTTTGTCGGCGGCAGAATCAAGCGCGGCCGAGAACGGCGTGAACTCGAACAGCACACGATTGAGCCGGAGGCGCTGCATGATCTGTTGGCGACCAACAAAAAGGTGCGGATATTCGATGTTCGTCAGCCACTGGATCTGTTGGCCTACTCCGAGCTGATTCCGGGGGCGACGCGGGTTCCGCCGAAGGAGGTCATGGCGAATCCGTTGCTGATTCCGAAGGAAGAAGATGCGGTGGTGTACTGTACGTGTCCCGATGACAAGACCAGCAAGGAGATTTTGCAGCGGGCGCTGGGCCTGAACTTTTCGCGGTTGAAGATTCTGCGAGGCGGCTTTGGAGCGTGGAAGGCTAAGGGGTATCCGGTAGAGCCTTATCGAGATGCGTTTCGGCTGGATACGGAAGTTTAG
- a CDS encoding AI-2E family transporter — MPSSHEETTWKQITFYLLTLAILAVCGLLLYPFFTAILGAIVLAVITQRPYNWLASKIRHRSTAAAVAVILVMLAVIVPGYFLAQNIGKQALTAISALRDDASQQRFSEFIGSHPTLASGIETVSNSIDPGHAAQTTAAYVGSKLAGVLGNSFRALTQIVVMVFILFFLFRDRDLALAFLRSLLPLREDESHELLERLGDTIYATALGRLAVAGVQGVLAGFAFWALGVPGIILWAFSTAAFAMIPAFGAFLIWGPIAIYLGISGHWGKALLLAIWGGVIVSTIDNFLYPILVGTRLRSHTATILISILGGIAVFGITGIILGPVTFTIAATLLEFWRNRTHAPIEITDASSRHS, encoded by the coding sequence ATGCCGTCCAGCCACGAAGAAACGACATGGAAGCAGATCACTTTTTATCTTCTGACCCTTGCCATCCTCGCCGTCTGCGGTCTTCTGCTCTATCCCTTCTTCACTGCCATCCTCGGAGCGATCGTCCTGGCCGTCATCACCCAGCGCCCGTATAACTGGCTGGCCTCAAAGATCAGGCACCGCTCCACCGCCGCCGCTGTCGCAGTCATCCTGGTGATGCTCGCCGTCATCGTCCCCGGCTATTTCCTCGCGCAGAACATCGGCAAGCAGGCCCTCACCGCCATCAGCGCCCTGCGCGACGACGCCAGCCAGCAGAGGTTCAGCGAGTTCATCGGCAGCCATCCCACCCTCGCCTCCGGCATCGAAACCGTCTCCAACTCCATCGACCCCGGCCACGCCGCTCAAACCACCGCGGCCTACGTCGGCAGCAAACTCGCCGGTGTTCTCGGCAACTCTTTCCGCGCCCTCACCCAGATCGTGGTCATGGTATTCATCCTCTTCTTCCTCTTCCGCGACCGCGATCTTGCCCTGGCCTTCCTTCGATCTCTTCTGCCGCTCCGCGAAGATGAGAGCCACGAACTCCTCGAAAGATTAGGCGATACCATCTACGCCACCGCTCTCGGCAGGCTGGCCGTCGCCGGAGTGCAGGGCGTCCTCGCCGGCTTCGCCTTCTGGGCGCTCGGAGTCCCCGGCATCATCCTCTGGGCTTTCTCCACTGCTGCCTTCGCCATGATCCCCGCCTTCGGAGCCTTCCTCATCTGGGGTCCCATCGCCATCTACCTTGGCATCTCCGGCCATTGGGGAAAGGCTCTGCTGCTGGCCATCTGGGGAGGCGTCATCGTCAGCACCATCGATAACTTCCTCTACCCCATTCTGGTCGGCACGCGCCTGCGCAGCCATACCGCTACCATCCTCATCTCCATCCTCGGCGGCATCGCCGTCTTCGGCATCACCGGAATCATTCTCGGCCCGGTCACCTTCACCATCGCCGCGACGCTACTCGAATTCTGGCGCAACCGCACCCATGCGCCGATCGAAATCACCGACGCATCTTCCAGGCACTCCTAG
- a CDS encoding DUF2235 domain-containing protein, whose product MAKKIIICADGTWNSSHGVGAFANDTNVRKLFCALADTPDQMRYYDSGVGTDGTPIDHLAGGAMGDGLFEKVQDGYEFLAYVWDPGDEIYIFGFSRGAYTARSLGGMIAGFGVPNKNFDNMTVQKIFAAYRQTDPKLRASMKADLNTEYALAEADVRMVGVWDTVGSLGVPGILFSVLHQQKYGFLDTSLHPCVKNAYHAVCIDERRAQFKPTLWTNSDGSPRANDDKVQQVWFSGVHCDIGGGYDDCQLSEITLGWMMKNAIKCGLVFSDDAMAKYLNVDPENAQGAVHDEWKIVPWGVPEHREVPDNAVMANTVQARLDKVAAYRPENLTVTAKGKLKGYQVVDVLA is encoded by the coding sequence ATGGCAAAGAAGATCATCATTTGCGCGGATGGGACGTGGAACTCGTCTCATGGCGTCGGAGCTTTCGCAAACGATACGAATGTTCGCAAACTGTTTTGCGCGCTGGCCGATACTCCGGACCAGATGCGGTACTACGACAGCGGAGTGGGAACCGATGGCACACCGATCGACCATTTGGCTGGCGGTGCCATGGGGGATGGGCTGTTCGAGAAGGTGCAGGATGGGTACGAGTTTCTGGCCTATGTCTGGGACCCGGGAGACGAGATCTACATCTTCGGGTTCAGCCGTGGAGCGTATACGGCGCGCAGCCTGGGCGGAATGATCGCAGGGTTCGGTGTGCCGAACAAGAACTTCGACAATATGACCGTGCAGAAGATCTTCGCGGCTTACCGTCAGACCGATCCGAAGCTGCGGGCCAGCATGAAGGCAGATTTGAATACGGAGTATGCGCTGGCCGAGGCCGACGTGCGGATGGTTGGGGTATGGGACACGGTGGGGTCGCTGGGTGTGCCGGGCATACTCTTCAGCGTGTTGCATCAGCAGAAGTATGGCTTCCTGGATACGTCGCTGCATCCGTGTGTGAAGAATGCCTATCATGCGGTCTGCATCGACGAGCGGCGCGCGCAGTTCAAGCCTACGCTGTGGACGAACTCGGACGGGTCGCCGCGGGCCAATGACGATAAGGTGCAGCAGGTGTGGTTTTCCGGCGTCCACTGCGACATCGGCGGAGGCTATGACGATTGCCAGTTGTCGGAGATTACGCTGGGCTGGATGATGAAGAACGCGATCAAGTGCGGGCTCGTGTTCAGCGACGATGCCATGGCGAAGTATCTGAACGTCGATCCTGAAAATGCGCAGGGGGCGGTGCATGATGAGTGGAAGATTGTTCCCTGGGGCGTTCCGGAACATCGCGAAGTTCCGGACAATGCGGTGATGGCCAATACGGTGCAGGCGCGTCTGGACAAGGTGGCAGCGTATCGGCCGGAGAACCTGACTGTAACGGCGAAGGGGAAGCTGAAGGGATATCAGGTGGTCGATGTGCTGGCCTGA